The window AACGACCCGTATACAAGTTGGCCGCACAAAAAGCTCATTTGATGATAAATGAAGGCGTAACAGCAGCGTGTTTGTAACAGTGTCTTTATTTGTACATGATGTGAGTCTTCCCTGAGACAAGTGCTGGGAAAACCATCAAAAGAACCTTTGTGAAAATGCATACATCCATTTGGGAACTAATTGATCAGGTTCAAACCGGCTGACCAAACTGCAGTCGCCATTCACCCAACAAATAATGTGACTCTGGTCTATTCACAGTATTGGATTGTAGTCTGAAATGTTGTCACTTTGATTTGTAGTGTAAAAAGCACGGTTAGGGGTAAGGGCTtggggtttagggttaggggtgtgtgtgtataatatatatatataattatataaaaaTTATATAAGAATCATTACCACTTCATCTGCTTTCCAGTTCATAATGTAGTAAACTCCTTCAAAACAAGCCCTCACGTGTTAAatagattttttgttttacatctttaaaaaaaatggctacTTTTGAAAATGTACAGGGTGATTGAAAAGTCACAATCTTTTAAAATACTCATTTTCTTAAATATATGAGAATTATTTTTGTCTtcgttttctttattttatataaTCTAATCTGTAATTAAATCTGGCCAGTTGCCAGTTCCGCTTGGGCAAATGTTTaaatttcaatttaattataAGATGGAGTCCTTCCACATTCTGTAGTTTAGGTAACGGAACTAATGCTACATGCTAACTTTTCTTTTCATATCAGTTTcttgcaaaaaacaaacaaaaaaaaaacaatagataaaaattacaataaatgaataatttatTATGTACTTGAAAGAAGAGGGGACATTTTACTTACtctgtattatttaaaaaaatttgaaatttttcttaaagaaaaaaaaattacaagaaGACACCAAAACATGGCGACGACATTTTCTGCTGTCCAAGTCTCTGTCTCCATGGTGAGACATCCATCTTGTCCCTGCACTTTTGGACATCCTTCAGGATTCACTAATGTGTTCGCGTGATCATCTTGAGACGAGCCTGGTCGATGACATCCAGCAGGTTCTTGGCATCCACAGCGAGGGCGTGCGCCGCCATTAGCATCTGCTTTTTGTAGTCCTTCTGCAAGCTGCAAACAAAGACGAGACGAGCGCCACATCAACACCGAGACAAaggcgagaaaaaaaagtcagtgcgGCGCTCACCTAGTCATAACGTACTGCTGCGCCAGCTTCATCTTGGCGATCAGCTCTGCCAGGTCAGAATTGAGCAGCTTCTGGGCCATCTCGATCTATGGCGGGTGGGATGATGTCCCATGATAATGAAATTAAGTTTATTTCAGTCGCTCTATGCAAAAAATGCTGACAAAGGTGACATCTGCATTGCAAGCTTTGGTTTTGTGTCAGCTGTGTGCTTTTACCTCTCGGTGGGTGCTTGCGGGCAGTACGGGAATGGTCTCATCCACAGTGGCCAGCAAAGTTCTCAACGCCAGACCCACTTCCTGCAAAACGCACGCACATACAAGCTCAGCAAAAGTCTCTAAATGTCCCACGGAATATTGACTAGCCCCGCTCACCTTGACCATGGGCACATACTCCTCGGGCGCCGCCGGCTGGATCCGGTTGGACATCTCAATAACCGACTTGACCAGCGCCGTCACGTTTTCGTACACTTTGTCGTTGGAGCGATCCAGGTTGGCTGTGGGGGGCGGGCTGATCTCCTGGGGCTGTAACTGCGCCAGATAAAGAAATAGATGATGGTGATGAATAAAATGGAATGAGAGAAAGATGGGGTAGATGAAAGGAGATATAGCAGAGATGGATCATCATGTGGATAGATACAGATTCAGAGATTTGGAGATAGATATACAGACCTAGAGAACtatacacaaaataagacacagACTCTACATTATATTTCCTACCACTATTGCTAGAACCAATACTGATTATGACTCCAGAAATAACAGTGGAACCTCCAATGTAAACTAAATCAAAATACGCCTCACCAATGACATGACAACTCTTGGTGtttgggctagggttaggggttaggccTAGGATTAGGGTTTCAGAGTAGTTTTATAACtacggttagggtttcaaagtagggtttaaaactagggctAGGCTTTCAACACAGGATTTAAACTAGAATTAGGGTTTCATAGTCAGGTTTAacactagggttagggtttcaaagtaggatttAAACGAgggtttagggtttcaaagtaggatttaaaactagggttaggggttcAAAGTAGGCTTTAACctaggattagggtttcaaagtagggtttaaaactagggtttcaaagtagggtcttAAGCtaaggttaaggtttcaaagaaGGATTTAACCAGTCTTCCTCTTGTAATTTTCCATGGTAGTCATTATGCTTTCAGCTACTTACTAAGCTGAATTACTTTCGAATCTGCTTGGTAAAACTAGAACATGTTTGAGGAGCCAGACGCTTTCCTATGTGGCAATAAATTGAAATTGTACCACTGTTGGAGGCCTTACACGATGGAGGGACCACCTTTTTCAAGGGCCCTAAAAGTatttggaggttccactgtatttgGCATTCTTCAATTATTCACCAAATGCATTCTTCAATTATTCACCAAATGAGTTCCCAGACTACTGAATCACTACGCTAGGACGCACGGATCTTCTTACCCTCCACGGCTATTTGGGgagacatggggggggggggcgttgagGAGAGAACGAGGGACAACAAGTTAGCCCAAATGCTGTTAGGCGTTAGCATGAGATGGCAGCGGCACCACACATTCGTCAACTTGTGAGCAGGACATACGTACGTACCTTCACGCCCTCATTGTAGCTATCGACGGGGCCGAGGACGGACAGGTTGCTCAGGTGGGCGGGGGCTCCGGGCCGGGGAGGCTTCTTTGGTGGAGCCACGTGTTCTAAAAGACAAACagcagcaaaaaacaaaaatattaccAAGCGTAGGAGGTCTATGATTTGCTACTCGCAGTAGCAACTTAAACATGGGTGTGGCCAACTTCACATCATTTGTCTGCTTCTTCCTACCTGGTTTACCCACAGGCTGGTAGATATGCTGGCTTCCACCCTGCACAAAGAGGCAACGGCACACACGACAGGGTCAGGGAGGGGCAGGTTGAGCATTTGGTGGCATCTCTGTGGTCACCAACTGAAGAAGAAACTTGCATATGGAAAGAGAAGCACTGACCGGCGCCTGGAGCGTGCCGTCCTCTCGTTCGATGCTCCCTCGGCTGTTCCTGGGCTCAGTCTTCTGGAGAAAAACCACAACTTTTATTAGATACTATGTTGCGCTAgagcagcagcaaaaaaaaaaaaggaaacaatgtCTCCCTGGTTCTGTCCCTTTGCCCCTGTACCATTGTGGTGAAGCATGCCTTGAAGAGTTGCATCCTGGGAGAAAAAGGAGTCTGAGAAAAAGAGTGGCGCTCATGTGGAAGGAGAGTTGAGAAAGGAGGTAGAGACGGATTTTAAGAGAAGAGAGGAAGTAGACGGCAGAAATAGGAAAAaggagggttttttttccaaaaggaggaggagctgGTCAAGGAAAAGATCCCCTCTATTTTTCCTTCAATTCTTTCCATCCGCACCTCGTTCCTCGTTGGTCCCTAACCTCCTGCCAATCCCACTTCCCGTCTCATCGCTTAAACCGGACTAGTTGCAGCCTTGAATAATTTCTATGAGAATGGTGGCGGGTTCACGTAACCATGAAGCTCTCCTCCTGCTCCAACCACCGCTGGTCGTCCtccatctgctgctgctgcatcatAAGCCTCTCCTCCATGAGGGCTTGGCCAGCACACCCCGTGTCCTGCGAGAACAAAAAATCCTTCAATACTTTTATTTCCTCAAATTGAGGATGGTCCTGAAATAGACACCATGTCCCAATTAGTCACGCGTAAAGCTTCTGTTATATTGCGGGGCCTGTGAGAATCTAAAAAGTGACGGCTTTACTATACCTCCATGTTGGCGCTCCACAGCGCTGTATGTTCCGGCTTGTGCTGGTTCCACGAATCAGTCGCAGAGAAGCCGCCTCCTACGCCGTGTGCTGTCGGCTGAATGCGGACACAAAAGTTACAGAGCAAATATTATTCATAATATAAATCaatgcttcaaaaaaaaaacctgcaagaTAGATATTGCAGATGGGTTATTGATGAGCTGGGTTCAAATGTCCCGCTCCTTATATGGGTAGAAGAGCGCAGCGCAAAAGGAAATGCCTGCAGTCTGCTTGGATGACTTGTGAGAGGTAGCTCACCAGTCACTGCTGACATTATTGCAGTGCACTCGGAGGTCATGCCGATTGTGCAATTTTTCTTTTGAACGATTGTATGGATGAGTGTGATTAGTACCTGGTAGTGGTTGTGTTGTGGGCTTGAGAAGTAGCCCTCACTGGAGCGAGGGCTCGGGTAGCCCGGCCGACTCGGCTGAAAACACAAATTGGGTTGAGTTCCGGAATAGAGTTCAAACAATGAAGCTAATCAATAAGACAAGTGTCACCTTTGGTGGCGCCTCATCAGAACCTCCCGAGTCCCAGGAAACTGTGACTTGTCTTCTCATCTCCATCCTCATCCGCTCCTCTTGCTgcaccttctcctcctccagtaTGGTGCTATTGAGCAAATCCCAAATTGATTGGAATCATTCGGTACAGCGAACCCCGCCGCCGCGTGCGCTGTAATCACGATTACCTGAGTTGCGTTTTGAGTTCGGTGAACCGCGGCCGCTTGCTCGGGTCGTACGACCAGCATTTGGTCATGAGGCTGTAAAGGGTGGGCGGGCACTGGGGCGGCATGGCCAGCCGCTCGCCGTTCTCGATGCGACCGATCACGTCGTTGTTCTTCACCCCTTGGAAGGGCTTGATGCCGTACATCAGGATCTCCCACATGCAGACGCCTGCATGCACAAATAATGAGTGAATCAAATAGGACGCCATTTTAGTCCTAAGCAGACAAGCTCACCAAACATCCAGACGTCACTAGCGGAGGTGAATCTTCTGAAGTTGATCGACTCGGGAGCCATCCATTTGATAGGGAGTTTCCCTTTGGAGGCTGAAACGAGGGAGGAAAGTgtctccactagatggcagtaaaGCCCAACTAAAGCATCCATGCTATTTTCTCaagtgacggacggacggacggacgggtgagCTGGTGATGATCATCACCTTTGTAGTACGAGCTGTCCTCCATGTAGCGGGACAGCCCAAAGTCCCCCAGCATCACACAGTCGATTGAAGACACCAACACGTTACGCGCCGCTATGTCCCTGAAGATGCACTTGTCAGTCGCAAATATGGAAAGGGCAGTCACAGGATGACATCTTCTTAAAGCAACTTGACTGACCTGTGGACAAAGCGTTTGCTCTCCAGATACGCCAGCGCAGTGCTGAGCTGGTAGGCAAACAGGATGAGTGTTGCCAAGTCCAGGCTGTACTTCCTCACCTGGAGGAAGGAACGCAGCTATACgcggggagaaaagaaaaaatcatgATGCATTCCAGCCCAGGAATATTGCATGATGTCAACGGACCTCTCCAAGCGTGCACAGCTCCATGATGATCCACACCGGGTTCTCTGTGATCACGCCAATCAGCTTGACGATGTGAGGGTGGTCAAACTGCCGCATGGTCACTGCGGGAGCACGTTTAGCACATTTAACAGAACGAGCGTGAACGAAACTGGATGGCTCGCTTGGCGGCTGCCTTACGCGCTTCTTGCAGGAACTTTTCCCTGACGCTGTCCGAAGTGCAGTTCTTGCACGTCTTGATGGCGACGGCCAACGCTGGCTTGTCCTGCGGAATAACATCTTGACACCCAAGCTCGTTCCTCACACGGTTGGTCGTTGTGTAAACGTACCGGGATGTTGTAGACTCCTTGGTGCACATCTCCAAACTGACCCTCTCCTATGCAGCAACCGAGCTCGATCCGGTCCCTCTGGATCTCGTAGTCCCGtgctaaaacgtttttttttattttacaccaGATTTTCATCCAATTTTTGCACTAGGTAAGACATAAATGTATCgataaaaatgtaattaaacaaAACTGAAACAATTGTCATACCATTTTATGAAATACAAATAAACTGATATGTATCATAATCAATTTAAGAACATGAACATTGGCTATCGTTAACAGTAGTCCAGAAAATCACCCCCTGTTGATTAATTGAATGTCAACAAAAGGAATTTAATTAAACGATCAAAATATTAATAAGGGAGATGATTTGCGGAAAAGAAAATTTCATAAGCAGGCATTAAGAAGTTGGGCAGAATGAGACAGGTAAGTAAagctttgagttttttttttttttttttaccttccacTATTCCATAGGTCACTGCGTTGGCGATGGGTGggtgcagaaagaaaaaaagaagacaggGAGGTGAAAAGCGGGAAAGAGACAAGACAGCTTGGAAAACACGCATCCAAGCGAGTTACAGTCGGCGTACTTGGCGGGGATGACATGTCGCGTACACGCAGGcatgcaaagaaaagatggcagaTTTAAGTTTGCTTTCAAAGAAGAAGTAGAAGCAAGAGAAGGAGAGACTAAACATGCATCACCCTACCCCCCCGTTTGTTGTTTTGGATTACAGGACAACCAAGAGAAGACAGCCAACGGAAATTGTGCACTTACTGGAGGGCATCGTGTACGTGTCCTCTTCGTCCACTATTTCGGCGTAGTCATCGGTCTCTGTAATGAAAAACGAAACACGACTTAAAAAGTTTCCAAACAAAATGCACGTTTTTGAGGAAGTGCGGGAGCTTACTGAAAAAAGTCGCACTGTTTTGATAACTCCTGCCCAAAGCGACACCCATACAGCTtatccttctctctctctctttccttctctctcgctctctagtTACAAACACGCACGACTCGAGACACACACAATTGGCTCGTGTGTCAGCTGAGCTCTTTGACAGCAGCTGGCGTAGCAGTGCGATGGCGGCAGAGAAATTAGGAGAAGGAGGCCAGCAAGAGTTCAAGCGGAGataaacataaataaaagaAGCAGCGGTCTAACAGAGATGTTTGTGAGAATCAAAAACAGAGAGAggcagaaggaggaggaggagaaagaggaggggaaaaaaagaggaggGCAGGATGGACGGAATCCATGCTAACCAGATGGTTGgggtttaaaataaaatcaggcTGCAGACTCAGCTGCTAGCAACACGAGTGGAACATCTGCTGTCCCATTCAGTGGACTCTCTGTGGGAACACCAGGAATCTGTTTCTTAAACTCGAGATTGACTCCAAATATTTGAGCAGCAACAAGCCAGGTGGGAGCTAGCGGGTCCGGCTCAATTAAAACAGTGGAAACCATTACAGTACACACGACTGACCTTCACGTTGTTGTAATTTAATATGAGAGGGTACGAAAATACGAGaggttaaaaaaataag of the Syngnathus typhle isolate RoL2023-S1 ecotype Sweden linkage group LG20, RoL_Styp_1.0, whole genome shotgun sequence genome contains:
- the LOC133144305 gene encoding focal adhesion kinase 1-like isoform X3 produces the protein MPLEVADLACSLSSPGTSCGVMRVCEAASCLSVLGGDGHCQRLTCVSMATSGCSPFPICWGREYDRHLAAAVSAGKTMATPYVDANLNHALLDGGAESRLSAGGSDRTAAGSVDRVLKVCHHFESNTELSSWSSNIRYGDAADVRGIIQKILDNHKVRWTSCFGLRLSSSGQPRDQVHWLHPDMGVSHVREKYEQARPNEEWRYELRIRYLPKNFLQQFTEDKPTLNYFYHQVKNDYMAQIGDQVEQDVALKLGCLDIRRVYKEMGGNALDKKSNYELLEKDVGLRRFFPKDLLDSVKAKTLRKLIQQTFKQVANLNEEECILKFLEILAPIHRYDKECFKCALGSSWVIQVELAIGPEEGISYLTDKGSTPTHLANFTQVQSIQYSAMEEKDRKGMLQVNVAGAAEPLNVTTASLTMAENLADLIDGYCRLISMETRSLIVRVQKEGERALPSLPKLSNHEKKLEAVKSGVRTISVSDPMASTPPKPAKARRFLLPFVFCSDSPPNETDDYAEIVDEEDTYTMPSTRDYEIQRDRIELGCCIGEGQFGDVHQGVYNIPDKPALAVAIKTCKNCTSDSVREKFLQEALTMRQFDHPHIVKLIGVITENPVWIIMELCTLGELRSFLQVRKYSLDLATLILFAYQLSTALAYLESKRFVHRDIAARNVLVSSIDCVMLGDFGLSRYMEDSSYYKASKGKLPIKWMAPESINFRRFTSASDVWMFGVCMWEILMYGIKPFQGVKNNDVIGRIENGERLAMPPQCPPTLYSLMTKCWSYDPSKRPRFTELKTQLSTILEEEKVQQEERMRMEMRRQVTVSWDSGGSDEAPPKPSRPGYPSPRSSEGYFSSPQHNHYQPTAHGVGGGFSATDSWNQHKPEHTALWSANMEDTGCAGQALMEERLMMQQQQMEDDQRWLEQEESFMKTEPRNSRGSIEREDGTLQAPGGSQHIYQPVGKPEHVAPPKKPPRPGAPAHLSNLSVLGPVDSYNEGVKLQPQEISPPPTANLDRSNDKVYENVTALVKSVIEMSNRIQPAAPEEYVPMVKEVGLALRTLLATVDETIPVLPASTHREIEMAQKLLNSDLAELIAKMKLAQQYVMTSLQKDYKKQMLMAAHALAVDAKNLLDVIDQARLKMITRTH
- the LOC133144305 gene encoding focal adhesion kinase 1-like isoform X6 — encoded protein: MPLEVADLACSLSSPGTSCGVMRVCEAASCLSVLGGDGHCQRLTCVSMATSGCSPFPICWGREYDRHLAAAVSAGKTMATPYVDANLNHALLDGGAESRLSAGGSDRTAAGSVDRVLKVCHHFESNTELSSWSSNIRYGDAADVRGIIQKILDNHKVRWTSCFGLRLSSSGQPRDQVHWLHPDMGVSHVREKYEQARPNEEWRYELRIRYLPKNFLQQFTEDKPTLNYFYHQVKNDYMAQIGDQVEQDVALKLGCLDIRRVYKEMGGNALDKKSNYELLEKDVGLRRFFPKDLLDSVKAKTLRKLIQQTFKQVANLNEEECILKFLEILAPIHRYDKECFKCALGSSWVIQVELAIGPEEGISYLTDKGSTPTHLANFTQVQSIQYSAMEEKDRKGMLQVNVAGAAEPLNVTTASLTMAENLADLIDGYCRLISMETRSLIVRVQKEGERALPSLPKLSNHEKKLEAVKSGVRTISVSEDLSGDETDDYAEIVDEEDTYTMPSTRDYEIQRDRIELGCCIGEGQFGDVHQGVYNIPDKPALAVAIKTCKNCTSDSVREKFLQEALTMRQFDHPHIVKLIGVITENPVWIIMELCTLGELRSFLQVRKYSLDLATLILFAYQLSTALAYLESKRFVHRDIAARNVLVSSIDCVMLGDFGLSRYMEDSSYYKASKGKLPIKWMAPESINFRRFTSASDVWMFGVCMWEILMYGIKPFQGVKNNDVIGRIENGERLAMPPQCPPTLYSLMTKCWSYDPSKRPRFTELKTQLSTILEEEKVQQEERMRMEMRRQVTVSWDSGGSDEAPPKPSRPGYPSPRSSEGYFSSPQHNHYQPTAHGVGGGFSATDSWNQHKPEHTALWSANMEDTGCAGQALMEERLMMQQQQMEDDQRWLEQEESFMKTEPRNSRGSIEREDGTLQAPGGSQHIYQPVGKPEHVAPPKKPPRPGAPAHLSNLSVLGPVDSYNEGVKLQPQEISPPPTANLDRSNDKVYENVTALVKSVIEMSNRIQPAAPEEYVPMVKEVGLALRTLLATVDETIPVLPASTHREIEMAQKLLNSDLAELIAKMKLAQQYVMTSLQKDYKKQMLMAAHALAVDAKNLLDVIDQARLKMITRTH
- the LOC133144305 gene encoding focal adhesion kinase 1-like isoform X2 encodes the protein MPLEVADLACSLSSPGTSCGVMRVCEAASCLSVLGGDGHCQRLTCVSMATSGCSPFPICWGREYDRHLAAAVSAGKTMATPYVDANLNHALLDGGAESRLSAGGSDRTAAGSVDRVLKVCHHFESNTELSSWSSNIRYGDAADVRGIIQKILDNHKVRWTSCFGLRLSSSGQPRDQVHWLHPDMGVSHVREKYEQARPNEEWRYELRIRYLPKNFLQQFTEDKPTLNYFYHQVKNDYMAQIGDQVEQDVALKLGCLDIRRVYKEMGGNALDKKSNYELLEKDVGLRRFFPKDLLDSVKAKTLRKLIQQTFKQVANLNEEECILKFLEILAPIHRYDKECFKCALGSSWVIQVELAIGPEEGISYLTDKGSTPTHLANFTQVQSIQYSAMEEKDRKGMLQVNVAGAAEPLNVTTASLTMAENLADLIDGYCRLISMETRSLIVRVQKEGERALPSLPKLSNHEKKLEAVKSGVRTISVSDPMASTPPKPAKARRFLLPFVFCSDSPPNETDDYAEIVDEEDTYTMPSMTYGIVEARDYEIQRDRIELGCCIGEGQFGDVHQGVYNIPDKPALAVAIKTCKNCTSDSVREKFLQEALTMRQFDHPHIVKLIGVITENPVWIIMELCTLGELRSFLQVRKYSLDLATLILFAYQLSTALAYLESKRFVHRDIAARNVLVSSIDCVMLGDFGLSRYMEDSSYYKASKGKLPIKWMAPESINFRRFTSASDVWMFGVCMWEILMYGIKPFQGVKNNDVIGRIENGERLAMPPQCPPTLYSLMTKCWSYDPSKRPRFTELKTQLSTILEEEKVQQEERMRMEMRRQVTVSWDSGGSDEAPPKPSRPGYPSPRSSEGYFSSPQHNHYQPTAHGVGGGFSATDSWNQHKPEHTALWSANMEDTGCAGQALMEERLMMQQQQMEDDQRWLEQEESFMTEPRNSRGSIEREDGTLQAPGGSQHIYQPVGKPEHVAPPKKPPRPGAPAHLSNLSVLGPVDSYNEGVKLQPQEISPPPTANLDRSNDKVYENVTALVKSVIEMSNRIQPAAPEEYVPMVKEVGLALRTLLATVDETIPVLPASTHREIEMAQKLLNSDLAELIAKMKLAQQYVMTSLQKDYKKQMLMAAHALAVDAKNLLDVIDQARLKMITRTH
- the LOC133144305 gene encoding focal adhesion kinase 1-like isoform X1, translated to MPLEVADLACSLSSPGTSCGVMRVCEAASCLSVLGGDGHCQRLTCVSMATSGCSPFPICWGREYDRHLAAAVSAGKTMATPYVDANLNHALLDGGAESRLSAGGSDRTAAGSVDRVLKVCHHFESNTELSSWSSNIRYGDAADVRGIIQKILDNHKVRWTSCFGLRLSSSGQPRDQVHWLHPDMGVSHVREKYEQARPNEEWRYELRIRYLPKNFLQQFTEDKPTLNYFYHQVKNDYMAQIGDQVEQDVALKLGCLDIRRVYKEMGGNALDKKSNYELLEKDVGLRRFFPKDLLDSVKAKTLRKLIQQTFKQVANLNEEECILKFLEILAPIHRYDKECFKCALGSSWVIQVELAIGPEEGISYLTDKGSTPTHLANFTQVQSIQYSAMEEKDRKGMLQVNVAGAAEPLNVTTASLTMAENLADLIDGYCRLISMETRSLIVRVQKEGERALPSLPKLSNHEKKLEAVKSGVRTISVSDPMASTPPKPAKARRFLLPFVFCSDSPPNETDDYAEIVDEEDTYTMPSMTYGIVEARDYEIQRDRIELGCCIGEGQFGDVHQGVYNIPDKPALAVAIKTCKNCTSDSVREKFLQEALTMRQFDHPHIVKLIGVITENPVWIIMELCTLGELRSFLQVRKYSLDLATLILFAYQLSTALAYLESKRFVHRDIAARNVLVSSIDCVMLGDFGLSRYMEDSSYYKASKGKLPIKWMAPESINFRRFTSASDVWMFGVCMWEILMYGIKPFQGVKNNDVIGRIENGERLAMPPQCPPTLYSLMTKCWSYDPSKRPRFTELKTQLSTILEEEKVQQEERMRMEMRRQVTVSWDSGGSDEAPPKPSRPGYPSPRSSEGYFSSPQHNHYQPTAHGVGGGFSATDSWNQHKPEHTALWSANMEDTGCAGQALMEERLMMQQQQMEDDQRWLEQEESFMKTEPRNSRGSIEREDGTLQAPGGSQHIYQPVGKPEHVAPPKKPPRPGAPAHLSNLSVLGPVDSYNEGVKLQPQEISPPPTANLDRSNDKVYENVTALVKSVIEMSNRIQPAAPEEYVPMVKEVGLALRTLLATVDETIPVLPASTHREIEMAQKLLNSDLAELIAKMKLAQQYVMTSLQKDYKKQMLMAAHALAVDAKNLLDVIDQARLKMITRTH
- the LOC133144305 gene encoding focal adhesion kinase 1-like isoform X7; translated protein: MPLEVADLACSLSSPGTSCGVMRVCEAASCLSVLGGDGHCQRLTCVSMATSGCSPFPICWGREYDRHLAAAVSAGKTMATPYVDANLNHALLDGGAESRLSAGGSDRTAAGSVDRVLKVCHHFESNTELSSWSSNIRYGDAADVRGIIQKILDNHKVRWTSCFGLRLSSSGQPRDQVHWLHPDMGVSHVREKYEQARPNEEWRYELRIRYLPKNFLQQFTEDKPTLNYFYHQVKNDYMAQIGDQVEQDVALKLGCLDIRRVYKEMGGNALDKKSNYELLEKDVGLRRFFPKDLLDSVKAKTLRKLIQQTFKQVANLNEEECILKFLEILAPIHRYDKECFKCALGSSWVIQVELAIGPEEGISYLTDKGSTPTHLANFTQVQSIQYSAMEEKDRKGMLQVNVAGAAEPLNVTTASLTMAENLADLIDGYCRLISMETRSLIVRVQKEGERALPSLPKLSNHEKKLEAVKSGVRTISVSETDDYAEIVDEEDTYTMPSTRDYEIQRDRIELGCCIGEGQFGDVHQGVYNIPDKPALAVAIKTCKNCTSDSVREKFLQEALTMRQFDHPHIVKLIGVITENPVWIIMELCTLGELRSFLQVRKYSLDLATLILFAYQLSTALAYLESKRFVHRDIAARNVLVSSIDCVMLGDFGLSRYMEDSSYYKASKGKLPIKWMAPESINFRRFTSASDVWMFGVCMWEILMYGIKPFQGVKNNDVIGRIENGERLAMPPQCPPTLYSLMTKCWSYDPSKRPRFTELKTQLSTILEEEKVQQEERMRMEMRRQVTVSWDSGGSDEAPPKPSRPGYPSPRSSEGYFSSPQHNHYQPTAHGVGGGFSATDSWNQHKPEHTALWSANMEDTGCAGQALMEERLMMQQQQMEDDQRWLEQEESFMKTEPRNSRGSIEREDGTLQAPGGSQHIYQPVGKPEHVAPPKKPPRPGAPAHLSNLSVLGPVDSYNEGVKLQPQEISPPPTANLDRSNDKVYENVTALVKSVIEMSNRIQPAAPEEYVPMVKEVGLALRTLLATVDETIPVLPASTHREIEMAQKLLNSDLAELIAKMKLAQQYVMTSLQKDYKKQMLMAAHALAVDAKNLLDVIDQARLKMITRTH
- the LOC133144305 gene encoding focal adhesion kinase 1-like isoform X8, which produces MEGLYHDISRIVYYTEYDRHLAAAVSAGKTMATPYVDANLNHALLDGGAESRLSAGGSDRTAAGSVDRVLKVCHHFESNTELSSWSSNIRYGDAADVRGIIQKILDNHKVRWTSCFGLRLSSSGQPRDQVHWLHPDMGVSHVREKYEQARPNEEWRYELRIRYLPKNFLQQFTEDKPTLNYFYHQVKNDYMAQIGDQVEQDVALKLGCLDIRRVYKEMGGNALDKKSNYELLEKDVGLRRFFPKDLLDSVKAKTLRKLIQQTFKQVANLNEEECILKFLEILAPIHRYDKECFKCALGSSWVIQVELAIGPEEGISYLTDKGSTPTHLANFTQVQSIQYSAMEEKDRKGMLQVNVAGAAEPLNVTTASLTMAENLADLIDGYCRLISMETRSLIVRVQKEGERALPSLPKLSNHEKKLEAVKSGVRTISVSDPMASTPPKPAKARRFLLPFVFCSDSPPNETDDYAEIVDEEDTYTMPSMTYGIVEARDYEIQRDRIELGCCIGEGQFGDVHQGVYNIPDKPALAVAIKTCKNCTSDSVREKFLQEALTMRQFDHPHIVKLIGVITENPVWIIMELCTLGELRSFLQVRKYSLDLATLILFAYQLSTALAYLESKRFVHRDIAARNVLVSSIDCVMLGDFGLSRYMEDSSYYKASKGKLPIKWMAPESINFRRFTSASDVWMFGVCMWEILMYGIKPFQGVKNNDVIGRIENGERLAMPPQCPPTLYSLMTKCWSYDPSKRPRFTELKTQLSTILEEEKVQQEERMRMEMRRQVTVSWDSGGSDEAPPKPSRPGYPSPRSSEGYFSSPQHNHYQPTAHGVGGGFSATDSWNQHKPEHTALWSANMEDTGCAGQALMEERLMMQQQQMEDDQRWLEQEESFMKTEPRNSRGSIEREDGTLQAPGGSQHIYQPVGKPEHVAPPKKPPRPGAPAHLSNLSVLGPVDSYNEGVKLQPQEISPPPTANLDRSNDKVYENVTALVKSVIEMSNRIQPAAPEEYVPMVKEVGLALRTLLATVDETIPVLPASTHREIEMAQKLLNSDLAELIAKMKLAQQYVMTSLQKDYKKQMLMAAHALAVDAKNLLDVIDQARLKMITRTH
- the LOC133144305 gene encoding focal adhesion kinase 1-like isoform X11, with translation MGVALGRSYQNSATFFKTDDYAEIVDEEDTYTMPSTRDYEIQRDRIELGCCIGEGQFGDVHQGVYNIPDKPALAVAIKTCKNCTSDSVREKFLQEALTMRQFDHPHIVKLIGVITENPVWIIMELCTLGELRSFLQVRKYSLDLATLILFAYQLSTALAYLESKRFVHRDIAARNVLVSSIDCVMLGDFGLSRYMEDSSYYKASKGKLPIKWMAPESINFRRFTSASDVWMFGVCMWEILMYGIKPFQGVKNNDVIGRIENGERLAMPPQCPPTLYSLMTKCWSYDPSKRPRFTELKTQLSTILEEEKVQQEERMRMEMRRQVTVSWDSGGSDEAPPKPSRPGYPSPRSSEGYFSSPQHNHYQPTAHGVGGGFSATDSWNQHKPEHTALWSANMEDTGCAGQALMEERLMMQQQQMEDDQRWLEQEESFMKTEPRNSRGSIEREDGTLQAPGGSQHIYQPVGKPEHVAPPKKPPRPGAPAHLSNLSVLGPVDSYNEGVKLQPQEISPPPTANLDRSNDKVYENVTALVKSVIEMSNRIQPAAPEEYVPMVKEVGLALRTLLATVDETIPVLPASTHREIEMAQKLLNSDLAELIAKMKLAQQYVMTSLQKDYKKQMLMAAHALAVDAKNLLDVIDQARLKMITRTH